From one Panulirus ornatus isolate Po-2019 chromosome 11, ASM3632096v1, whole genome shotgun sequence genomic stretch:
- the LOC139751109 gene encoding uncharacterized protein — protein sequence MRSLIIVAAVVTCCAAAPAAGPSVVRIPAPGVKLTFPNLHTTTHVLSLPVVKAAAPAVHVAAPVVVKTSPHVVRVAAAPEVKVSSPLVRFAAPVVKVAPHPSPSVVKVAHPQPVVKFASPQPVVKVAPPQPVVKVASPQPVVKVVSAPPSPVVKAASPQPVVKVAPPQPVVEVAPPSPSPVLKVASPVLKVASPAEKVAPSPSAVVKVAPPSPSPVVKLASPPVVEVKSAPVVKLASPPVVTVESAPVVKVAPPSPVVKAAVPVVKAVAPVAAASPVVVAAAAPEPLLAPEPPMPSVGKPFVGGQFHAQDEAGQYSFGHWGGPNTRVETRDFLGRTSGSFAYVDPEGDVQMRKYAAAPGVGFRVAASDLPVDTPSVAQVKAAHASIHSDANTKSSATAA from the exons atgAGGTCTCTG ATTATCGTTGCTGCCGTGGTGACGTGCTGTGCCGCGGCGCCTGCGGCGGGGCCCTCCGTCGTCAGGATCCCCGCGCCAGGCGTCAAGCTCACCTTCCccaacctccacaccaccacccacgtcctCAGCCTCCCTGTGGTGAAGGCCGCGGCTCCTGCCGTCCATGTTGCAGCTCCTGTTGTCGTCAAGACCTCGCCCCATGTTGTCAGGGTTGCGGCGGCTCCTGAGGTGAAAGTCAGTTCTCCTCTTGTGAGGTTCGCAGCTCCTGTTGTGAAGGTCGCccctcatccttctccttctGTTGTGAAGGTCGCTCATCCTCAACCTGTTGTGAAGTTCGCATCTCCTCAACCTGTTGTGAAGGTCGCTCCTCCTCAACCTGTTGTGAAGGTCGCATCTCCTCAACCTGTTGTGAAGGTCgtctctgctcctccttctcctgttgtGAAAGCCGCTTCTCCTCAGCCTGTTGTGAAGGTCGCTCCTCCTCAGCCTGTTGTGGAGGtcgctcctccctctccttctccagtTTTGAAGGTAGCTTCTCCTGTTTTGAAGGTCGCTTCTCCTGCTGAGAAGGTTGCTCCTTCTCCCTCTGCTGTTGTGAAGGtcgctcctccttctccctctcctgttgTGAAGCTCGCTTCTCCTCCTGTTGTTGAAGTCAAGTCTGCCCCTGTTGTGAAGCTCGCTTCTCCTCCTGTTGTTACAGTTGAGTCTGCCCCTGTTGTGAAggttgctcctccttctcctgttgtGAAGGCGGCGGTTCCTGTTGTCAAGGCTGTCGCTCCCGTTGCGGCTGCCTCCcccgtggtggtggcggctgctgCACCGGAGCCACTGCTCGCCCCAGAGCCTCCCATGCCTTCAGTTGGCAAGCCCTTCGTCGGAGGCCAGTTCCACGCCCAGGACGAGGCAGGCCAGTACTCCTTCGGCCACTGGGGAGGACCCAACACCCGCGTCGAGACCCGTGACTTCCTGGGACGCACCTCCGGCAGCTTCGCCTACGTGGACCCCGAGGGCGACGTCCAGATGAGGAAGTACGCCGCGGCCCCTGGCGTTGGCTTCCGTGTGGCCGCCTCTGACCTGCCCGTCGACACTCCTTCAGTAGCCCAGGTCAAGGCCGCCCACGCCAGCATCCACAGTGACGCCAATACTAAGTCAAGTGCCACGGCGGCGTAA